A single genomic interval of Dysidea avara chromosome 6, odDysAvar1.4, whole genome shotgun sequence harbors:
- the LOC136257350 gene encoding E3 ubiquitin-protein ligase TRIM56-like, translating into MALRLSEVLQTRRFTSLAMNPDVKKVRDNLTCPVCYDLYKNPKYLPCYHSYCEGCLEKMQVQFKIICPECRNEAKVPAGGVKNFATNFFINRLVDDLILKKKVTGEVKVNCDKCNVNDPVVSFCPDCNSFLCSVCHASHIRQIEFHDHSARLLTDLKREKPMIQAKGNIPLCKEHDEQLKYYCETCDELICMYCTTKKHNGHNHDTVKKIASKHRSEIEAVTSPLEVMIEDLSDLHNNIEKMMKKIGKQGDEVNKQIDQFYVELVEKLMKQKDQVKQQVCDTVSQKEKALTTQLD; encoded by the exons ATGGCACTGAGGCTCAGTGAAGTACTTCAGACCAGAAGG TTTACAAGTTTAGCAATGAATCCAGATGTGAAGAAAGTTCGAGATAATTTAACATGCCCAGTGTGCTATGACTTGTACAAGAATCCCAAGTATCTGCCTTGTTATCATTCCTACTGTGAAGGATGTCTGGAGAAGATGCAGGTACAATTCAAGATCATCTGTCCTGAGTGCAGAAATGAAGCTAAGGTTCCCGCAGGAGGAGTGAAGAATTTTGCTACCAATTTCTTCATCAACCGACTAGTTGATGATTTGATTCTTAAGAAGAAAGTGACTGGGGAGGTGAAAGTCAATTGTGACAAATGTAATGTAAATGATCCTGTGGTGTCATTTTGTCCTGACTGTAACTCATTCCTATGTAGTGTTTGTCATGCCAGTCACATTCGCCAAATAGAGTTTCATGACCATAGTGCCAGATTATTAACTGACCTAAAACGTGAAAAACCTATGATCCAAGCTAAGGGGAACATCCCACTTTGCAAGGAACATGATGAACAACTGAAGTACTATTGCGAAACATGTGATGagttaatatgtatgtattgtacaacGAAGAAACACAATGGCCACAATCATGACACTGTAAAGAAAATAGCCAGTAAGCACCGATCTGAGATAGAAGCGGTTACCAGTCCATTGGAAGTGATGATTGAAGATCTGTCTGATCTACATAATAACATTGAAAAGATGATGAAGAAAATAGGAAAACAAGGTGATGAAGTGAACAAGCAAATTGATCAATTTTATGTTGAACTGGTTGAAAAGCTGATGAAGCAGAAAGACCAAGTGAAGCAACAAGTATGTGACACAGTGTCGCAGAAAGAGAAGGCACTTACAACACAACTTGATTAA
- the LOC136259268 gene encoding E3 ubiquitin-protein ligase TRIM71-like: MRFTPNNNPFPLFGCFFDIHAFEIVDLPQSIIVGEKVEVTIITKDSNGDHCPTGGHKVFVKLKSFTGNVTVGEVKDNNDVICVHKWSGSPYKVVVRKYQSLDLPDKIQNNNGSVDEPFCIAFSGNGAWAATGRYKNCVYVFDNNDQLVRKFGSPGRNNGHFNYPRGVAFDNDNHLYVVDKDNHRVQKFSVNGNYLLQFGGSGSHDGQIKEPYGITTHNGRVYVADQGNHRISVFQYSGQFCISFGSDQLRKPYDVAVNINNQLLVADKHCHCIVTYTLDGHYVGKFGIHGSNRGQLDKPYSLATDVNGFVLICDHNHRVSVFDHVGNFIHCFGSHGSAEGQFASPHGIALSPNGSIYVSDTRNKRIQIFTHY, from the exons ATGCGATTTACACCCAACAATAATCCTTTTCCACTCTTTGGTTGCTTCTTTGATATCCATGCCTTTGAGATAGTTGATCTTCCACAATCCATCATTGTAGGTGAAAAGGTAGAAGTCACCATAATCACCAAGGATAGCAATGGAGATCATTGTCCCACAGGAGGTCACAAAGTATTTGTCAAGTTAAAATCATTTACAGGCAATGTGACTGTTGGGGAGGTGAAGGATAACAATGATG TTATATGTGTCCATAAATGGTCGGGAAGTCCCTACAAGGTTGTGGTCAGGAAATACCAATCACTTGACTTGCCTgacaaaatacaaaataataatgGTAGCGTGGATGAACCATTTTGCATTGCATTTAGCGGGAACGGAGCATGGGCAGCAACAGGTCGTTATAAgaattgtgtatatgtgtttgATAACAATGATCAGTTGGTTAGGAAGTTTGGAAGCCCTGGAAGGAATAATGGTCACTTCAATTATCCACGAGGTGTTGCATTTGACAATGACAATCATTTGTATGTGGTAGATAAAGATAACCACAGGGTACAGAAGTTTAGTGTCAATGGTAACTACTTGCTGCAGTTTGGAGGCTCCGGTTCACATGATGGTCAAATAAAGGAGCCCTATGGTATCACAACACATAATGGTAGGGTATATGTTGCTGATCAAGGTAACCATCGTATATCAGTGTTCCAGTACAGTGGTCAGTTTTGCATCTCTTTTGGTTCTGACCAGTTACGTAAACCCTATGATGTAGCAGTTAACATCAATAATCAGTTGCTTGTTGCCGACAAACATTGTCACTGCATAGTTACTTATACTCTTGATGGTCATTATGTAGGCAAGTTTGGTATTCATGGATCTAATAGGGGTCAGTTGGATAAACCATATAGTCTTGCCACTGATGTGAATGGCTTTGTCTTAATATGTGATCACAATCATCGTGTGTCTGTCTTTGACCATGTTGGTAACTTCATTCATTGCTTTGGATCACATGGATCTGCTGAAGGTCAGTTTGCTAGTCCGCACGGCATTGCTCTCAGTCCCAATGGTAGCATCTATGTTAGTGACACTCGCAACAAAAGAATCCAGATCTTTACACACTACTGA
- the LOC136259269 gene encoding putative leucine-rich repeat-containing protein DDB_G0290503: protein MALSKIIKSDATVKSLEEELKTAKDEVQVLKKDREQEREKHKSQLSNVEEELKLKEEDKDLTNIHVKYLDMITVKDEIEQKVTNTNGSISQRVKTLKESEEKEWPGSEIESILTLQSKYNQIERTIFDINQELATIDLHRIRTEEKLKLQINTKLHINKKQADLTNLLDKNLESLMQEEYATQTTKDEMTAFQHSAKNSCDELTQKLSCKEEDINKFKQQLDTFTQDITGSTDDKLRKLKELHDDIKRKLQVQLEEVNAKLEAYLQRQQTQN, encoded by the exons ATGGCACTATCTAAGATTATTAAATCTGATGCTACTGTAAAAAGTCTTGAAGAAGAGTTGAAAACTGCAAAAGAtgaagtacaagtactcaagaAAGACCGTGAACAGGAGCGTGAAAAGCACAAAAGTCAATTATCAAATGTTGAAGAAGAATTG AAACTGAAAGAAGAAGACAAAGATCTTACTAATATCCATGTCAAGTATCTTGATATGATAACAGTCAAAGATGAAATTGAACAGAAGGTTACAAACACAAATGGATCTATCAGTCAAAGAGTTAAAACTCTTAAGGAATCAGAAGAAAAGGAATGGCCAGGTTCAGAAATAGAAAGTATACTTACGTTACAGAGTAAGTATAACCAGATTGAAAGGACGATATTTGATATTAATCAAGAACTAGCAACCATTGACCTACACAGAATCAGGACTGAGGAAAAACTGAAGTTGCAGATTAA TACTAAACTCCACATAAACAAGAAGCAAGCTGATCTAACTAACCTGCTTGATAAAAACCTGGAGAGTTTAATGCAAGAAGAGTATGCTACGCAGACAACAAAAGATGAGATGACAGCTTTTCAACACTCTGCGAAAAATTCCTGTGATGAGCTAACACAGAAGCTATCATGCAAGGAAGAAGATATCAACAAATTTAAGCAACAGCTCGACACCTTTACGCAAGACATTACAGGAAGTACTGATGACAAACTCAGAAAACTAAAGGAATTACATGATGACATCAAGAGAAAACTTCAAGTGCAACTGGAAGAAGTTAATGCTAAACTTGAGGCTTATCTGCAAAGGCAACAGACACAAAACTAA
- the LOC136257349 gene encoding tripartite motif-containing protein 2-like → MNYTNSAMNKVRDNLTCPVCYNLYKNPKYLPCYHSYCEGCLEKLQEQSKIICPECRNEVKVPAKGVKEFPTNFFINRLVDDLILKKKVTGEVEVNCDKCDVNDPVVSFCPDCNSFLCSACNASHIRQIEFRDHSARLLTELKCEKPMIQAKVKIPLCKEHDEQLKYYCETCDELVCMYCTMKKHNSHNHDTVKKMARKHRSEVEAVTSPLEVMIEDLYDLHNNIEKMMKKIRKQGDEVNKQVDQHYNELVEKLMEQKDQVKQQVRDTVSQKEKALTTQLDEVDSTQAELLSMKELKDALKESSDQEASSTKKQVINGTQQLIEKFNKLSKNPVQLAAMRFTPNNNPFPLFGCFFDIHAFEIVDLPQSIIVGKKVEVTIITKDNNGDHCSTGGHKVFVQLKSFTGNVTVGEVRDNNDGSYVASFVGEQVGEVKLYVSINGQEIMGSPYKVVVRKYQSLDLPDKIQNNNGSMDEPFCIAFSRNGAWAATGRYKNCVYVFDNNDQLVRKFGSPGRDNGHFNYPRGVAFDNDNHLYVVDKDNHRVQKFNVNGNYLLQFGGSGSHDGQIKEPYGITTHNGRVYVADQGNHRISVFQYSGQFCISFGSDQLRKPYDVAVNINNQLLVADKHCHCIVTYTLDGHYVGKFGIHGSNRGQLDKPYGLATDVNGFVLVCDHNHRVSVFDHVGNFIHCFGSHGSAEGQFANPHGIALSPNGSIYVGDTRNKRIQIFTHY, encoded by the exons ATGAAC TATACAAATTCAGCAATGAATAAAGTTCGAGATAATTTAACATGTCCAGTGTGCTATAACTTGTACAAGAATCCCAAGTATCTGCCTTGTTATCATTCCTACTGTGAAGGATGTTTGGAGAAGTTGCAGGAACAATCCAAGATCATCTGTCCTGAGTGCAGAAATGAAGTTAAGGTTCCTGCAAAAGGAGTGAAGGAATTTCCTACCAATTTCTTCATCAACCGACTAGTTGATGATTTGATTCTTAAGAAAAAAGTGACTGGGGAGGTGGAAGTCAATTGTGACAAATGTGATGTAAACGATCCTGTGGTGTCATTTTGTCCTGACTGTAACTCATTCCTATGTAGTGCTTGTAATGCCAGTCACATTCGCCAAATAGAGTTTCGTGATCACAGTGCTAGATTATTAACTGAGCTAAAATGTGAAAAACCTATGATCCAAGCTAAGGTGAAGATCCCACTTTGCAAGGAACATGATGAACAACTGAAGTACTACTGTGAGACATGTGATGAGctagtgtgtatgtattgtacaatgAAGAAACACAATAGCCACAATCATGACACTGTAAAGAAAATGGCCAGAAAGCACCGATCTGAGGTAGAAGCAGTTACCAGCCCATTGGAAGTGATGATTGAAGATCTGTATGATCTACATAATAACATTGAAaagatgatgaagaagataAGAAAACAAGGTGATGAAGTGAACAAGCAAGTTGATCAACATTATAATGAACTGGTTGAAAAGCTGATGGAGCAGAAAGATCAAGTGAAGCAACAAGTACGTGACACAGTGTCACAGAAAGAGAAGGCACTTACAACACAACTTGATGAAGTGGATTCAACACAAGCTGAACTTTTGAGCATGAAAGAACTGAAAGATGCTCTAAAGGAGAGCTCTGACCAAGAAGCATCATCTACAAAGAAGCAAGTGATTAATGGTACGCAGCAACTCATTGAGAAGTTTAATAAACTGAGCAAAAATCCTGTTCAGTTAGCTGCTATGAGATTTACACCCAACAATAATCCTTTTCCACTCTTTGGTTGCTTCTTTGACATCCATGCCTTTGAGATAGTTGATCTTCCACAATCCATCATTGTAGGTAAAAAGGTAGAAGTCACCATCATCACCAAGGATAACAATGGAGATCATTGTTCCACAGGAGGTCACAAGGTATTTGTCCAGTTAAAATCATTTACAGGCAATGTGACTGTTGGGGAGGTGAGGGATAACAATGATGGTAGTTATGTGGCTTCATTTGTAGGTGAGCAAGTTGGAGAGGTTAAGTTATATGTGTCCATAAATGGTCAGGAAATTATGGGAAGTCCCTACAAGGTTGTGGTCAGGAAATACCAATCACTTGACTTGCCTgacaaaatacaaaataataatgGTAGCATGGATGAACCATTTTGCATTGCATTTAGCAGGAACGGAGCATGGGCAGCAACAGGTCGTTATAAgaattgtgtatatgtgtttgATAACAATGATCAGTTGGTTAGGAAGTTTGGAAGCCCTGGAAGGGATAATGGTCACTTCAATTATCCACGAGGTGTTGCATTTGACAATGACAATCATTTGTATGTGGTAGATAAAGATAACCACAGGGTACAGAAGTTTAATGTCAATGGTAACTACTTGCTGCAGTTTGGAGGCTCCGGTTCACATGATGGTCAAATAAAGGAGCCCTATGGTATCACAACACATAATGGTAGGGTATATGTTGCTGATCAAGGTAACCATCGTATATCAGTATTCCAGTACAGTGGTCAGTTTTGCATCTCTTTTGGTTCTGACCAGTTACGTAAACCCTATGATGTAGCAGTTAACATCAATAATCAGTTGCTTGTTGCCGACAAACATTGTCACTGCATAGTTACTTATACTCTTGATGGTCACTATGTAGGCAAGTTTGGTATTCATGGATCTAATAGGGGTCAGTTGGATAAACCATATGGTCTTGCCACTGATGTGAATGGCTTTGTGTTAGTATGTGATCACAATCATCGTGTGTCTGTCTTTGACCATGTTGGTAACTTCATTCATTGCTTTGGATCACATGGATCTGCTGAAGGTCAGTTTGCTAATCCACACGGCATTGCTCTCAGTCCCAATGGTAGCATCTATGTTGGTGACACTCGCAACAAAAGAATCCAGATCTTTACACACTACTGA